The DNA region CGTGCCCGAGGAGACGGCGCTAGTCGTGTACTCGTTTTCGGACCTGATCGACGCCCTCGCCGCCGTTCCCCGCGCGCTCGCCCACGCCGTCAGCGCCGTCGAGTTGATGGACGACGAGGTGTTCCGCCTCGCTCGGGAGTCGGAGGGCTACGCGACCTACGCCGAGGCCCTCCCCGAGGAGGCTGCTGCGGCGCTCATGCTCGAGTTCGACTCAGAGATAGTCGAGGACTTCGAGGACGCCATCGCAAAAACGACGGCGGAGTTCGTCGACGACGGCGACGCCTTCGACGCCGTCGAGGCCTACACCGACGACGCCCAGGGCGACCTCTGGAAGCTCCGAAAGGCGGCGATCCCGCTCCTTATGAGCATGGACGGCGACCCCAAGCCCTACCCGTTCATCGAGGACGCCTCCGTGCCGCCGGCCGAACTGGCCACCTACGTCCGGCGGTTCGAGGAGATCCTGCGAGACCACGGCACCTCGGCGGCGTACTTCGCCCACGCGGGCGCCGGTACCCTCCACATTCGCCCCATCCTGAACCTCAAGGAGGAGGACGGCGTCGAGACGATGCAGGCCATCACCGAGGACGTGACCGATCTCGTGCTCGAGCACGACGGCGCCTTCTCCGGGGAACACGGCGACGGGAAGGCCCGGACGGCGTTCACGCCCAAGATGTACGGCGAGGACCTGTGGGCGGCGTTCAAAGAGACGAAGACGGCCTTCGACCCTGAATGGCGCCTCCACCCCGGCAACGTCGTCTACCGCGACGGCCCTAACGACGTCGGCCCGGATACCGAGCGAGGCGTCGGCGCCGACATGCGTGAGAACCTGCGGTACGGGCCCGCCTACCGCTCGATCGAGCCACGGTCGACGCTCTCGTTCGACGACGAGGGCGGCTTCGCTCACCTCGTCGAACTGTGTAACGGCTGTGGTACCTGCCGCCAGACCGATAGCGACGTGATGTGCCCGACCTATCGCGCCTCCGGCGAGGAGATTCAGACGACGCGCGGGCGGGCGAACCTGCTCCGGGCAGCCATCTCCGGCGAACTTCCCCCGGAGGAACTGTACTCCGAACGGTTCCAGTCCGAGGTACTCGACCTCTGTGTCGGCTGTAAGGGCTGCTCGAGCGACTGCCCGACGGGCGTCGACCTGGCGAAGCTCAAGGCGGCGGTCAAACACCAGTACCACCAGGATCAGGGCGCGAGCCTGCGGACGAAGCTGTTCACGAACATCGACCGGCTGGCGGCCCTCGCGAGCGCCGTCGCGCCCGTCTCGAACCGCGTCCCCGACTTGCCTGGCGTTCGACCCGTGATGGAGCGAACCCTGGGAATCGCCCGCGACCGTCATCTACCATCGTTCGAACGGGAGACGTTCCACGACTGGTGGGACGAACGCGGCGGTCCCGCCGTTCCGGAATCCGACGCCGAGGCCGCCGTCGTCCTCTTCTCCGACACCTTCACAACTTACAGTGAACCTGGCCCCGGGAAAGCCGCGGTTCGCCTGCTCGAGGCCGCCGGCGTTCACGTTCGCGTTCCGACCGACCTCGCCCCCAGCGGCCGGGCGGCCTACTCGATGGGGCTGCTCGAGGAGGCCCGAAACCGGGCGAAACGCAACGTCCGCGCGCTGGCTCCCTACGCCGACCGCGGCTGGTCGGTCGTCTTCGTCGAGCCCTCCGACGCCGTGATGTTCCAGGACGAGTACCGCGACCTGCTCGCCGACGGTGCGAACGTCGACTCGCGGGCGCTCGAGGCCGTCTCGAGCGCGGCGTTCGGCGTCCTCGAGTACGTCGAACGGGCGGGCCTCGATCGGGAACTCGAGTTCGACGCACCAGGCGAGTCGCTGACCTACCATGGCCACTGCAACCAGAAGGCGCAGGGGACCGACCACCACGCCGTGGGCGTCCTTCGTCGGGCCGGCTACGCCGTCGACCCGCTGGACTCGACGTGCTGCGGGATGGCCGGGTCGTTCGGCTACGAGGCCGAGCACTACGATCTGTCGGTGGCCATCGGGAACCTGCTCGCCGACCAGGTCGAGGCGAGTCCAGGCGACCGCGTGACGGCCACCGGCACCTCCTGTCGGAGTCAACTCGTCCAGGTGCTCGCAGGCGAGGGCGAAGACGATGACGAGATGGAGCGCCCACCCCATCCCGTGGAACTGGTCGAGCAGGCGCGCCTCGAGTGACCGACTCGAGCGGTGGCCGAGTAGCTACTCCGACCGTTTGCCCGCCGCGGATTTGCGTAAGCGGGGACGCCCTCTTAGTGCCGGGCTGTCGAACGCCTTCTATGGCATCGATACCGACCGACTTCCACGACATGTTCGAGAAGCAAACGTTCGCCCACGTCGCCACCCTGCTCCCGGACGGGGCGCCCCACGTTACGCCGGTGTGGGTCGACTACGACGCCGACGCGGATCGCCTGCTGGTGAACACTGAACGCGACCGACGCAAGACGAAGAACGCTCGAAACGACTCGCGGATCGCGATCAGCATGACCGACCCGGACAACCCCTATCGGATGCTGTCGGTGACGGGCGAAGTCGACGAGGTCACGACGGACGGTGCGCGCGAGCACATCAACGAACTGGCCCAGCGATACATGGGCGAGGACGAGTATCCGAACCCGATTCAGTCCGAACGCGTCATCATCTCGATCAAACCCGAACACGTCAGCAGTTTCGAAGGGTAGCTCGTCGGATCGAGCGACGATCCTCTCGTGCCCTTCAGCACGGACGCAGTGTCCGATAACGTGTCTTTCACGTTCCGTGATCAACGGAGTGGCTATGTGGGTCGTTAACGTAGGTCGGTTGAACTCGAGACTCCGTGACGCCACTCACCGGGAGCACCCCTGTCACGTCGGGTCTCGAACACAGAGGTGATCACCATGGAATACATATACGCAGCTCTCATTCTGCACGAAGCCGATCGAGAGATTTCCGAAGAGAGCGTGACCGACGTTCTGGAGGCCGCCGGCGTCGACGTCGAGGAGTCTCGCGTCAAGGCGCTCGTCGCCGCGCTCGAGGACGTGGACGTCGCGGAAGCCGTTGCCGAGGCGGCCGTTGGCGCGCCGGCGTCCGCCGCCGCTACCGCCGAGACAGAAGAACCGGAGGAGGAGGCGGACGAGGAACCCGAAGAAGAAGAGCCCGAAGATGAGGACGAAGACGTGTCGGGCGAAGGGCTCGGGGAGCTGTTCGGGTAGTCCCGTCCGGACCAGGCCTCGAGACCCGCCCTGCGCTCCACGCATCGAGCATCGCCTCGAGACCCTACGTCTCGAACCCTCCTTCGACGTCGGGCCCCTCGTCGCCCCGTTCGACGTAGCCGTCGTCCAGCATCTCGGCGACGGTTCGCCCGAGGCCGTCTCGTGGTCGATGTCGAGGGCTTTGCGCCGCTCGGCCGACACTGACGAAGCTGAGTAGTCCACGGCGCTCGCGTCGCCGTCCCAGTAGAAACGAGTTGCTCGAGGAGGTCCGCCTCGAGCGCGAGTCGTAGTTCGTCGTCGGTCAGGTCGATGTTCCCCGCTCACTCGTTGAATCTCCTTCCAGGGCCGTCGCGGAGGAACGCCTCGAGTTCGTCGCGGCGAAATGCGTCGGGCCCACCGAGTGCGTTGACCTTTCATCGCGTGCTGCATTCGCACTTCACAGCTTGCATGGTCTGGGCGAACTACCGAGATGCTGTCAGTTTAGGCATACGAGTTACAGAGAGTCAAGGAGAAAGCCCACGACTTTAGTCGGGGGATGAATCCGACAACCCGAGACACAAACCACGAAAATTAAGTATTCTGATAGCTTACATTTGAGTAAGTCGGACTCGCGGCGAAAACTGGAGTTGGATTGGGGGTCTCCATCAACAAAAAGCAACCCTGCGCTGCGAACGGCTTGCTCTCCCGATAGGGAGGAAGGGCGATGGCACGTCCCGTGCGGTGCAAGCAGATACCAAGCACACTACGTCTCATCTGAGGCCTGACGCATACGCGCACAAACCAGAGTACCACCATCTCGATGGGAATTCCGCTTCCGGGGACACAGGAACGGCCTGCTGTCCCACGGAAGGAATCCCACGACTGAAGTCGTGGGTGGATGTCAAAGGACGCGTTTTCATCATAGCCTCTTTTTTTATACAGCACCCGAATTGAACTGTTTGCAATATCATTCGACGCTGACAGTCTCCCCTCTGTGGCAACAACCTATCCCGATCTTCGGTGTGGTTCCGATATGCGTCTCGTGCAAGTTTTCGTGCCACAGGGAGATAGAGAACTCGTCCTCGAGACGGCGGATAGGACGGGCGTTGACTATGCCGTCTCCGAGGAAACGAGCCGCGGAGAATTTGAGGCGGTGGTCTCGATCCCCGTACCGCCGGCCGCCGTCGAACCACTCCTCTCGTCGTTTCGATCCGCCGGTCTCGCTGAGGACTCGTACATCGTTGTCACGGCCGCAGAAACGATTGTCTCGAACCGAACGACCGAACTCACCGGGAGGTTTGGCGCGACCAGGATCTCGCGGGAGGAACTACAGGCGCGTGCGGAAGACCTCGCGCCCGCCACTTCGACGTACGTCATCTTGCTTGTCGTGAGTACGATCATCTCGACCGCCGGGCTGTTGCTCGATTCCGCCGCGACGATCATCGGTGCGATGGTCGTTGCTCCGTTGATGGGGCCGGCGCTCGCGGCGAGCGTCGGTGTCGTTGTCGACGAGGACGAACTCGCTACTCGCGGTGTCGTCCTTCAGGTGGGTGGACTCGCGGCTGCGATCGTGACAGCAGCATTGGTCGGCTGGCTGCTTAGAGGGACGGTACTGCTCCCGCCTGGGCTCGACATCACGACGATTCCCCAGGTCAGAGAGCGGATCACCCCCAACGCTCTTGCGCTCTTTCTCGCACTCGGCTCTGGTGTCGCCGGGGTCATTAGTCTCACTCGCAATGTCGGCTCGGTTCTCGTCGGCGTCGCCATCGCCGTCGCACTCGTCCCACCCGCCGCGACCGCCGGGCTCGGAATCGCCTGGGGATCCCCCATGGTCGTCGTCACCGCCGGGACGCTCGTCCTCGTCAACTTACTCTCGATCAACCTCACCGCACTGATCTTGCTCTGGATCTCTGGCTATCGCCCCCAACAAACGGCGAACATCGAGCGCGTCTATGGCCGGTTACGGTCACGCGTCGTCGTTCTCGTCGTCGCGATTGCCGTGCTCTCGGTCGTTCTCGGCGCCGTCACCTACGGGACTTACCAGTCCGCCACGGTCGAACACGATATCCAATCCGAACTGGAAACGATGAGCGACGATCCTGCTTTCGCGGAGCTGCAGTTCCGCGAGATCGATGTCGACTACGAACCCCACGATGTCTACACCGGTACCCAACCGTCGGTGACGGTGCTCGTCGAACGGCCACCAGGCGAGCAAGAACCCGACGACTTCGCCGATCGAGTGCGCGACCGCCTGGAATCTGCGACCGGCGTCGACCTCCAGGTCATCGTGGAATTGGTCGACATGCAACGGAGCGGTTGACATCCTACCCGCGCTAAAGCGCGAGCTTTTGGGCCTGTTCATCCCATAACCGTTCCCTGCTCGCCGTCAAATCACCACCGCTCGCACACAGTTCGAGAAAATAATAGAAGGATTACATTACCCTCCGATGTAGCTCGTACCATGTTGAGTTCCGTCTGCGCGCCGCTCGCCCAAGAGCCCACGGTACAGCCGGAGCTCACGACGGACATCCTCGTTGTGCTGGGCGTCGTCGTGCTCGCGCTCGTGCTCTTTCTCACCGAGCGGTTACCGATTGATGTGACCGCAATCCTGCTCATCGTCGTCCTCGCTGTGCTGGAGCCATGGACGGGCGTCGATCCGAGCACCGGCATCTCGGGGTTCGCCAACGACGCGACAATCACGGTGTTGGCGATGCTCATCCTGAGCGGCGGCATCGCCCGTACTGGACTCGTCCAGGAACTCGGTCATCGGATGGCAGCGTTCGCAGGCGACAGCATTCGGAAACAGCTGTTTGTCACTGTCCTCGCCACAAGCCCGGCTTCCGGGTTTCTCAACAACACGCCCGTCGTTGCATTGCTTGTTCCCGTCGTGACTGACATCGCAAACCGAGGAAATACCTCTCCATCAAAGCTGCTCATCCCGCTCTCGTACGCTTCGCAGGTCGGCGGCATGCTCACCCTCATCGGGACCTCCACGAACATCCTCGCTAGCGACATCAGCGCCCGTCTCGGGGCCGATTACCCCGAGCTCCACCGATTCTCGATGTTCGAGTTCACCCAACTTGGCGTGATCGTCGTCCTCACCGGGGGCCTCTACCTGATCTTTGTCGGACACTATCTCTTACCCGAGCGCATACCGCCGCAGGCGGACTACGTCGCTGAATACAAGGTCGGTGACTACATCGCCGACGTAGAGATCATCGCTGACTCGCCGCTCGTCGGGGGGACGGTGGCCGACGCGACCGAACTGCTCGGTCCCGAGGTTGACGTCGTCCAGATTGTCCACGGTGGGGATCGGTTGGTCGCCCCCCGTCAGGAGACCCGTATCGAGGAGGGCGACGTACTCGTGGTCCGCACGGATCGAGACGCGATTACGATGCTCGAGGGCGTCGCAGCTGTCGAACTCGTCGGCAATCCGCAATCGGCCGCAGAAATCGAGCCAGCCGACTCAGAGGGCATACTCACCGAATTGGTCGTCTCGCTCGACTCGCAGCTCGTCGGAGAACGACTGGATCCCGAGCACTTCCGCGAGGAGTTCAACGCAGCCGTACTCGGCCTGCGTCACCGTGGAGAACTCGTCGCAGAGCGAATCGTCGGACGGCGCCTGGAGGTCGGCGATACGCTCCTCGTACAGGCGCCGCCGGAAACGTTGGATCGCCTCTCCAGAGGCGACGACGTGATCGTCGCTCGGGAACCACCCCGGCGCGAGTACCGTTCAGACAAAGCGCCGATCGCCGTCGCAATCATGATCGGCGTCGTCGCCGTCGCCGCACTGGAACTCTACCCCATCCTGCTCTCGGCGCTTGCGGGCGTTGTTGCGATGGTCGTCACCGGCGTCCTCGAGCCGAACGAGCTGTACGACGCCGTCGAGTGGGACATCATCTTCCTGTTGGCGGGCGTCATCCCGCTGGGGATCGCCCTCGAGCAAACCGGCGCAGCCGCGTATCTCGCTTTCTTGGTCGTCTCAACCGCGGGCTTCCTCCCTACGCTCGTCGTGCTATGGTTGTTCTACATCGTGACCGGCCTTATCACCGAGCTGGTCAGCAACAACGCAAGCGTCGTCCTCATGATTCCGGTTGCGGTGGCCGCGGCAGCGGCCATCGGTGCGAATCCGCTCGCGTTCGTCTTCGCGGTCACCTTTGCCGCCAGTACTACCTTCCTGGGTCCCATCGGCTACCAGACGAACCTGTTCGTCTACGGTCCGGGCGGCTATCGGTTCACCGACTACTTCCGGGTCGGCGCACCCCTACAGTTGCTTCTCTCGGTCGTAACCGTGCTCGGCATCGCGTTCTTCTGGGGAGTTTGATCACATCTAAGCGGGCAGGTCTCTAGTCATCTACAATCTACAGTTCTACTGACCAGCTTATCTGAATTACAGCTGTCAAAACCCCGTCCTTCAGGGCGGAAATACGGCGCGGTCCTCGTCTTGCAAACGCCCATCTCGGAAGGCTTAGGTGCCCCACAGGCGTATACTCGGATGTCAACCTGTCGGTTTCCCCGCCGGGTCTTGACGCCCCACAAACTGGCAGTTGACTCGGTGTTTACCTCATCAAAAAGTAAGCCCGTGGGACGCAGACCGACAGAAAATACCAGGTAACTCCGAGTCCCGTGCGGGATAGGAGTAACGGATGCGTGGCACCTCCACGAGTTCGTCGGACTCGAAACCGTAACTCTCCCAACGAACCGCCCATTGGTGGGCGTGGGAAGCCCCGCCGTTTACGGCGGGGAGGATGTCACGGACGTATGGCGTCGTACTCGTTGGTAACATCTCGCTGTCTGGATCCCTCCCGTGCGAGTAACGATGAAGAACTACTGACAACATGGAGCGAACAGTCATCATAGGCGGTGGGGACGCAGGACTGATCGCCGCGGCGTACTTAGAGCGAGCAGACGAGACCGACGTACTCCTCGTCTCTGAACGCGAGTACCACGTGTTCTCGTTTCTCCTCTACGACGTGATTACTGGAACGCCGCTTCGGCGAGCGCGTCTGGACATTCCAAGTACGTTCCGCGAGAAGGACGTGACCTTCGTTCGGGGCCTGGTCGAGGGTATAGACGCGACCGAGAATCGAATCGACCTCCGGAGTGGGTCGCTACATTTCGACACCCTCCTGATTGCCGTCGGCGGCGTGACGGCATACAACATCGACGACCGCAGGCACGTATTCGACATCAGGACCGACGCCCGAGAGATACAAAGCGCAGTGAACTCCCCGAACATCCGTGACGTTGTGGTCGTTGGCGGGGGACCAGTTGGCGTTGAGACCACTGCGGCGCTCTCGTCTGTTGCCGATACTGATGTAACTCTGGTAACGTCTAGTCGCCGTCTGCTCCCCGACTTCCCTCCGCGTGCCAGCAGAATTGCCGACCGGGAGTTACGACGGCGAGCCCGACTCAAAACGGGGACACAGGTAATGGAGGTGACTGAAAACGGCGTCGTGCTGGACGGTGACGATACCGAACTGAACGACTTGACTGTCTGGGCTGGTGGGGTACGGCCGAACCCCGTGATCGAGAACTTTGGCCTCGCACGAAACGAGTGCGGACTGCGCGTCGATTCGCATCTGCGTTGTCTCGACACCAACAACGTGTACGCCGCAGGTGACGTCGTCGATTACCCGGAGAAGATGAAGGACGGCTTTTCCGCCGGACTTGAAGCCAGAGCAGCTGCAAAGAACCTCCTCCGAGGACTTCGAGGCCAACGACCGATCGAACACGACGTCCGGTGGCATCCGAGAATTGTGGACCTCGGCGGGGGTAATGCTCTCCTCTCGGTGAACGGGATGGTCTATCACGGCCGAGGACCTGCGTTCGTACGAGCCGTCGCCGTCAAGGGGTATCCATTCTACTGGAAGAGTCGGTACTGAGGATTCTCCGCTATCGAAACGATACCGAGGAGCCGGTGCGCACTTTTGCAGTTTAGCCACAGCCGCCGAGAGTGGCATAGAACGATTCACACGGCAGTTGATTTCATCGGATTTGTAGTGAACGTGCTGGTAGATAGAATGTGCTTATTGACCGCTGGGATTCCTACCAATCAGCGTATCTCGCAGAAAGCTGAACTCGGACTGGAGCAGCCCAACCGATCAGTTGAGTGTATTCACGCCTCGTCACCGCTTGCAACAGGGAGCGTAAACGAGAAGGTCGCACCTTCGCCCGGTTCGGACTCGACCCAGATGTCGCCACCGTGGCGCTCGACAATGCGCTTACAGAGCGCGAGGCCGATTCCCGCTCCCGAGTGCTCGTCTTGCGCATGCAGGCTCTGGAACACCTCGAAGACACGCTCTCTGTCGTCCGGGTCGATGCCGATCCCCTCGTCGGTGACTGAGACGATTACCTCCGAACCGTTCCGCACAGCGGAAATATCTACCTGTGGTGGGTCGTCGCCGCTGTACTCGATTGCGTTAGAAAGCAGGTTCTGGAATACCTGGCGTAACTGCCCTGGGTCACCCTCGACGTAAGGCAGCGACTCTGCCGTGATCACGGCATCGCTCTCCTCGGTCACCATCTGGAGATCCGTGCGGACGTCCGCGAGAACGGCGTCCAGGTCAACCCGCTCGAAGGGATCGCCGCGCGTTTCGACCCGTGAATACTTGAGCAGCCCCTCGATCATGTCACGCATCCGGTCGGCACCGTCGATGGCGAACTCGATGAACTCCTCAGCGTCCTCGTCGAGTTCATCCGCGTAGCGGCGCTCGATCAACTGAAGATAGCTCGTGATCATCCGGAGGGGTTCTTGCAGGTCGTGTGAGGCGGCGTAGGCGAACTGTTCGAGACGCTCGTTGGATTTCTCGAGTTTCCGCTCGAACTGCTTGCGCTCAGTGATATCGGTCAGCGCACCGGGGAACGTTACTGGATTCCCGTCGTCGTCGTACTCGACGTGACCGCGCGCAACTACCCACCGGAGTTCGTCATCGGCGTCCCAGACGCGGTACTCTTCTTCATACTCTTCCCCCGATTCGATGGCGTCCTCGACCTTCCGTTTGACCCGCTCGCGATCGTCGTCGTGGATGGCCGAGATGAACTGGTCGAGCGATACGCCCTCAGTGGCCGCGTCGGGATCAATCCCGAACTTCTTCGCGAACGACGAACCCGTGACCATATTGTCGTCAGGAATATGCCACTCCCATGTCCCGACGGCGCCGGCTTCGGCCGCCGCCTCCAGTCGCTCTTTAGCATCCTCGAAATAGCGCTCACGTTCGACTCGCTCGGTTACGTCGTTCGCCGCACCCAGCCAACGAGTGATTTCGCCGTTCTCATCCAGGAGCGGTGTAGCACGAGAGGAGATCCAGGTTACTGTGCCGTCTTCACGAATGACCCGGTGTTCCAATTCGATGCTGCGTTTCGTGCGAATGGCTTCGTCAATGGCTTTCTGAACGCGCGGCTGGTCTTCGGGCGGAACGTATTTTTCGACCCACGATGGCCCTTGCTCGTCGGTGTCAGCGAGGAATCCAGACCCCTCTAAACTGTGCATCTCGCTCCAGTCTGCGTTCGCACTGAACACCACATCCGACGTGGTGGTGACCAACGCGCGAAAGCGTTCTTCGCTCTCGTGCAGTTGTTCGTACGCTTCTCGCTTTGCTTGTCGTAGTAACTCCTGTCCGCGCAGCACGATGTCCGATGCGAGCTGTGAACCCGCCCCGTCTGGATCCTGTAGCAGTTCCTGCTCGCCGTCTGCCTGGAGTTCCTGGACGATCGGTGTGATGTCCTCGACGCTGTGGATGATGTAGTCGATTTCGCCAGTCGTGTCAAATACTGGTGAATTGATCGGATTCCACCAGCGCTCCTCGAATTCGTCGCCACCGGACTCGCGGTCGGGGATCGGATAGTGCGTTACCGGCATGGTGTCCGCTTCCCCGTCCTCTATTACTCTCTCGAGCGACTCGCGCAGGTTCTCGGCGCCATCAGCCGGATTGTCGGGGTGGTTCGGAAAGATCTCGAACAACGTCTTCCCCATGATCTCCGCCCGATCGGTCATCGTCGCGTCCAGATATGCATCGCTCACGGCCACGATTTCGTAGTCCCCGGGCTGTACGATAAGATAGTTGCCGGGCACGTTCTCGAACAGTCGACGAAAGGTCGCTTCGGTGGCTCCCCTGTCCGTCTGTTTGCGTTCGCCAATTTCGCGAACGATTCCGACTGTTCCCTGCGCGGTATCACCTACGTCGAGCACGTTCACCCGAACTTCACAGCGAATCCGTTCCCCTTCGGCGGTCTCCATGATGAGCTCGAGTAACTCGCTTTGATTGGAGGCGTTCGCTCGGAGGCGGTCGATCTCACGTTCGATCGTCGCACTGTCACCACCGAAGAGCACGGACACGTGCTCGCCGAGCAGGTCCTCACGCGTGTACCCGGCAATCTCGGCGATGACGTCGTTGACCGAGACGAGGCGGCCTTCGGCGTCGAGTCGATAGATCCCATCGTCGATCGTATTGATGAGGGTCCGATAGTGCTGGAGGGCCTCGGTGTCATCCGTATCCCCCCAGAACGTCGTCTCAGAAGCCTCGGCCCGTTCGCTCATATACATGTTGAGGCCCTCGATTCGGATAAGTTCCCGGCTTAGACCGCTCCTTGTATTATCGGCAATTTGAGATCGAGCAGTACCATTCCCTGTACTGAGCAACCACTATTCTTCACAAATCGAGCCCAGCCTCGTGCAACATTCATCCTCTGTATGCAGCAGGCATCTTCCATCAACTTTTAATCATTTCAATATAGTTACCGCGCTATACGACCACGTCCCGGATCGTTCTTGTGCGGGCGCCCGAGCGTCACCATCGCGGGAGACGCCTTCGGCCAGTCGGGTCGGGGTCCGGGCCTGGTTCGGGTGATGTTTTATCGAGTTGGGGCCCGTTTTCCCCATCGATGACCCGCACGATCGAACTCGACGACGACCTCGCGGAGCGCATGGAAAGCCACCTCGAGGACGACGAAACGCTCGAGGAGTTCATCGCCGAACTGGTCGCGATCTACGAGCAGGAAGGACGATTCCTCCAAGAGGGACCTTAACGTCTGGAGACGCAGAGGGGTGCGGCGGTTTCGAACAGCTTGCTCGCCACTTCGGTATTTTCGTACTCGAGGGTGTACGTCGGTGCATGCAGTACGACGAGATCGACCTGCGAGTGCGAGAGCGCGACGGCGAACGAATACTCGAGATCGACGGCTATTTTCGGCCGTTTCCGGAGTCGAAATCCTCCGAGCATCGCCGAAATGCGATCGTCGACCTCACGGAATCACAGGCGCGACAGTTGCACGAGGACCTCGGCGAGTACCTGGCCGCGTGGAAATGAAATGCACTGGAATCGAATCGATCGTCGCTTCTCACCTTTGGAGTGCAGACCCCCGAACGCGTCGGGGATCTCATGAGTACCGTCGATCGTGCCGTCTTCGCCGTCGCGGTGCTGTCTCTGTGGATCCTCGCTCTCGCACTCGTTGGGGTGGCACTCCACGGATTTGAACTGGTGCCGTCGGACCTTCCGCTCTCGCTCACCGTCTCGCTCATGGTGCTGGGCGGCGTCTTGTACCTGCTCGCCCTGGGATTCGTCAACTACTACGGTGGGATCGACGTGCGGCTGTTCTAGCGCCGACGTGAAGAGTGGGGAAAGTGCCCGTCAGCGCGATATGCGTCGTACTCGAGTCGGTGATCGTGGCTCGACCGTCGAACGAGCGGCGCTCACTGGGACCGGATCAGGCCACCTTCTTCGCTTCCGGTTCGCGAATGATCGTCACTGACCCCGGCGAACGACGCGAGACGCGTTCGGCGACGCTCCCGAGCAGGAACCGCGACAGCCCGCGGCGGCCGTGGCTGCCGAGTACGACGTGGTCGACGTCGTTCTCTTCCGCGTAGCGCACGATGGACGACGACGCCTTCCCAATCGTCGTGCTAGTCGTCACGTCCGCGTCGTACTCCGCCGCGATATCGATCGCCTCCTCGAGCAACCGCTCGGCGGATTCCTGCGAAATTTTGTAGGCGTCGTCGGAGTAGAACCCATCCATTCCCTCGGTGCCGGACCATTCTCGAGGGTCGCTAACGTGAAGTACGTGGATCTCCGCGTCGGGATACGTCGACAGAGCGTGGTGCAACGCGGCGGTCGCCTGGGACGACTCATCGAACGCGACGAGGATTCGAGGT from Natronosalvus rutilus includes:
- a CDS encoding FAD-binding and (Fe-S)-binding domain-containing protein, with protein sequence MAVEDVPPVAGDVGSHLESTGGDRPPVEEYAALAQALETRLEGEVAFDEYAQLLYATDGSIYQARPAGVAHPTDVDDVRAAVETAAEFDVPILPRGAGSSLAGQAVGPGCLVLDFTTHMDDVLEVDPDGRRAVVQPGVVQDHLDARLEPHGLKFAPDPASSNRATIGGGIGNNSTGAHSVRYGITDAYVEECEVVLADGSLLHAREVVLDGPEWDEIVAKDDREARIYETVRGVVEDHEAEIEARYPDLKRSVSGYNLQKVIYETDDGERAINLSKLLVGAEGTLGIVVEATLSLVTVPEETALVVYSFSDLIDALAAVPRALAHAVSAVELMDDEVFRLARESEGYATYAEALPEEAAAALMLEFDSEIVEDFEDAIAKTTAEFVDDGDAFDAVEAYTDDAQGDLWKLRKAAIPLLMSMDGDPKPYPFIEDASVPPAELATYVRRFEEILRDHGTSAAYFAHAGAGTLHIRPILNLKEEDGVETMQAITEDVTDLVLEHDGAFSGEHGDGKARTAFTPKMYGEDLWAAFKETKTAFDPEWRLHPGNVVYRDGPNDVGPDTERGVGADMRENLRYGPAYRSIEPRSTLSFDDEGGFAHLVELCNGCGTCRQTDSDVMCPTYRASGEEIQTTRGRANLLRAAISGELPPEELYSERFQSEVLDLCVGCKGCSSDCPTGVDLAKLKAAVKHQYHQDQGASLRTKLFTNIDRLAALASAVAPVSNRVPDLPGVRPVMERTLGIARDRHLPSFERETFHDWWDERGGPAVPESDAEAAVVLFSDTFTTYSEPGPGKAAVRLLEAAGVHVRVPTDLAPSGRAAYSMGLLEEARNRAKRNVRALAPYADRGWSVVFVEPSDAVMFQDEYRDLLADGANVDSRALEAVSSAAFGVLEYVERAGLDRELEFDAPGESLTYHGHCNQKAQGTDHHAVGVLRRAGYAVDPLDSTCCGMAGSFGYEAEHYDLSVAIGNLLADQVEASPGDRVTATGTSCRSQLVQVLAGEGEDDDEMERPPHPVELVEQARLE
- a CDS encoding PPOX class F420-dependent oxidoreductase; translation: MASIPTDFHDMFEKQTFAHVATLLPDGAPHVTPVWVDYDADADRLLVNTERDRRKTKNARNDSRIAISMTDPDNPYRMLSVTGEVDEVTTDGAREHINELAQRYMGEDEYPNPIQSERVIISIKPEHVSSFEG
- the rpl12p gene encoding 50S ribosomal protein P1; translation: MEYIYAALILHEADREISEESVTDVLEAAGVDVEESRVKALVAALEDVDVAEAVAEAAVGAPASAAATAETEEPEEEADEEPEEEEPEDEDEDVSGEGLGELFG
- a CDS encoding TIGR00341 family protein, whose protein sequence is MRLVQVFVPQGDRELVLETADRTGVDYAVSEETSRGEFEAVVSIPVPPAAVEPLLSSFRSAGLAEDSYIVVTAAETIVSNRTTELTGRFGATRISREELQARAEDLAPATSTYVILLVVSTIISTAGLLLDSAATIIGAMVVAPLMGPALAASVGVVVDEDELATRGVVLQVGGLAAAIVTAALVGWLLRGTVLLPPGLDITTIPQVRERITPNALALFLALGSGVAGVISLTRNVGSVLVGVAIAVALVPPAATAGLGIAWGSPMVVVTAGTLVLVNLLSINLTALILLWISGYRPQQTANIERVYGRLRSRVVVLVVAIAVLSVVLGAVTYGTYQSATVEHDIQSELETMSDDPAFAELQFREIDVDYEPHDVYTGTQPSVTVLVERPPGEQEPDDFADRVRDRLESATGVDLQVIVELVDMQRSG
- a CDS encoding SLC13 family permease — encoded protein: MLSSVCAPLAQEPTVQPELTTDILVVLGVVVLALVLFLTERLPIDVTAILLIVVLAVLEPWTGVDPSTGISGFANDATITVLAMLILSGGIARTGLVQELGHRMAAFAGDSIRKQLFVTVLATSPASGFLNNTPVVALLVPVVTDIANRGNTSPSKLLIPLSYASQVGGMLTLIGTSTNILASDISARLGADYPELHRFSMFEFTQLGVIVVLTGGLYLIFVGHYLLPERIPPQADYVAEYKVGDYIADVEIIADSPLVGGTVADATELLGPEVDVVQIVHGGDRLVAPRQETRIEEGDVLVVRTDRDAITMLEGVAAVELVGNPQSAAEIEPADSEGILTELVVSLDSQLVGERLDPEHFREEFNAAVLGLRHRGELVAERIVGRRLEVGDTLLVQAPPETLDRLSRGDDVIVAREPPRREYRSDKAPIAVAIMIGVVAVAALELYPILLSALAGVVAMVVTGVLEPNELYDAVEWDIIFLLAGVIPLGIALEQTGAAAYLAFLVVSTAGFLPTLVVLWLFYIVTGLITELVSNNASVVLMIPVAVAAAAAIGANPLAFVFAVTFAASTTFLGPIGYQTNLFVYGPGGYRFTDYFRVGAPLQLLLSVVTVLGIAFFWGV